In Sorghum bicolor cultivar BTx623 chromosome 8, Sorghum_bicolor_NCBIv3, whole genome shotgun sequence, one genomic interval encodes:
- the LOC8071406 gene encoding phosphatidylinositol 4-phosphate 5-kinase 6 isoform X4: protein MATSTSSAARKMKHLPVPASRLWDAGIRKLQNVRRVGAVVPAAASSGGGPVVDSADDFTPSFSPSASTSKTIYQYDDGDGDGEGDDDNGTEGSGNDDDDDDDNDAGLGEPTHAEQPLASGDFYEGDLRGDLPHGTGKFLWTDGSIYEGSWRRGRASGHGKLSWASGATYEGDFHGGYMHGQGTFIGELGDAFAGLWAGNLRHGRGTQAYANGDVYDGHWREGLQDGHGRYIWRHGHEYIGAWRAGGMHGSGTVIWADGDRYDGAWEGARPRGQGTFRLDGGGMYIGTWRWEMEGAPAAAAVRADGLYYPPTGGPAVPMPREPCEPITTLLQELDVCEGKTASLMPSTKIVTWPGVEAVQKKPVQRRRKVSAPAADADADHGRRSSLSRGSSTSLDMDSLALAEGEAGKEAQTDRWSSLLSSSIMPTPPPRPGKKQGETITKGHRNYELVLNLQLGIRHTVGKYSAPASLDLKPSAFDPKEKVWTRFPPEGSKHTPPHQSCDFRWKDYCPLVFRTLCKLFGVNPVDYMNSICGEEALREISSPGKSGCFFYLTNDDKYMIKTMKQSEVKVLLRMLPSYYKHVRAFENTLITKFFGLHSVKLTGAAIQKKVRFVIMGNLFCTNYAIHRRFDLKGSSQGRMTDKPIDQINEHTTLKDLDLNFIFRLQGSWFQEFCRWTKIVNYWSRRGSWTIVFWLEFTSRTDAKIAAIRRMEPLMLPLKILNKIEKHH, encoded by the exons ATGGCGACGTcgacgtcgtcggcggcgaggaAGATGAAACATCTCCCCGTGCCGGCCAGCCGGCTGTGGGACGCGGGCATCCGCAAGCTCCAAAACGTCCGCCGCGTCGGCGCCGTCGTGCCCGCCGCCGCGTCGTCGGGCGGTGGCCCCGTTGTCGACAGCGCCGATGACTTCACGCCTAGCTTCTCCCCCTCGGCCTCGACGTCCAAAACCATCTACCAGTACGACGACGGTGACGGCGACGGCGAAGGCGACGACGACAACGGCACGGAGGGCAGtggcaacgacgacgacgacgacgacgacaacgacgCCGGGCTCGGCGAGCCCACCCACGCCGAGCAGCCGCTTGCCAGCGGGGACTTCTACGAGGGCGACCTGCGCGGGGACCTCCCGCACGGCACGGGTAAGTTCCTCTGGACCGACGGCAGCATCTACGAGGGCTCCTGGCGCCGCGGCCGCGCCTCGGGGCACGGCAAGCTCTCCTGGGCGTCCGGCGCCACCTACGAGGGCGACTTCCATGGCGGGTACATGCACGGCCAGGGCACCTTCATCGGCGAGCTCGGGGACGCCTTCGCGGGGCTCTGGGCGGGGAACCTCCGCCACGGCCGCGGCACGCAGGCGTACGCCAACGGGGACGTGTACGACGGCCACTGGCGCGAGGGACTGCAGGACGGCCATGGGCGCTACATCTGGCGCCACGGCCACGAGTACATCGGCGCCTGGAGGGCCGGCGGCATGCACGGCTCCGGCACCGTCATCTGGGCCGACGGCGACCGCTACGACGGCGCGTGGGAGGGCGCCAGGCCCAGGGGCCAGGGCACGTTCCGCTTGGACGGCGGCGGGATGTACATCGGCACCTGGCGGTGGGAGATGGAgggggcgccggcggcggccgcggtgcGCGCCGACGGCCTCTACTACCCGCCGACCGGTGGCCCCGCGGTGCCCATGCCTCGGGAGCCGTGCGAGCCCATCACCACGCTGCTCCAGGAGCTCGACGTGTGCGAGGGCAAGACGGCGTCGCTGATGCCGTCGACCAAGATAGTCACGTGGCCAGGGGTGGAGGCTGTGCAGAAGAAGCCGGTGCAGCGGCGGCGCAAGGTGAGCGCCCCGgctgccgacgccgacgccgaccatGGGAGGAGGTCCAGCTTGAGCAGGGGGAGCAGCACGTCCTTGGACATGGACAGTCTGGCGCTGGCTGAAGGTGAGGCCGGCAAGGAGGCGCAGACGGACAGGTGGTCATCCCTGCTGTCCTCGTCAATCATgcccacgccgccgccgaggccggGGAAGAAGCAGGGGGAGACGATAACCAAGGGGCACAGGAACTATGAGCTCGTGCTCAACCTGCAACTTGGCATCAG GCATACTGTTGGAAAGTACTCAGCACCTGCATCGCTGGATCTTAAACCATCAGCATTTGATCCAAAAGAGAAGGTGTGGACAAGATTTCCTCCTGAAGGATCAAAGCATACTCCTCCTCACCAATCATGCGATTTTCGGTGGAAGGACTACTGCCCACTGGTTTTCAG GACTTTGTGCAAGCTCTTCGGTGTCAACCCTGTGGATTACATGAACTCCATCTGTGGGGAAGAGGCACTCAGGGAGATTTCGTCTCCCGGAAAAAGTGGATGTTTCTTTTACCTAACGAATGATGACAAGTACATGATCAAAACAATGAAGCAGTCAGAAGTTAAA GTGCTTCTTAGGATGCTTCCATCCTACTATAAACATGTTCGTGCTTTTGAAAATACTCTAATAACTAAATTTTTTGGTCTGCACTCTGTTAAACTTACAGGAGCGGCTATTCAGAAAAAG GTTCGCTTTGTTATAATGGGGAATCTTTTCTGCACCAACTATGCAATCCATAGGCGCTTCGATTTGAAAGGATCTTCACAAGGTCGCATGACAGATAAACCAATTGATCAGATTAATGAGCATACCACGTTGAAGGACCTTGACCTCAATTTCATTTTCCGGCTGCAAGGATCTTGGTTTCAAGAATTCTGCAG GTGGACAAAGATTGTGAATTACTGGAGCAGGAGAGGATCATGGACTATAGTCTTTTGGTTGGAATTCACTTCAAGGACAGATGCAAAGATAG CAGCAATTCGGAGAATGGAACCCCTGATGTTACCACTGAAGATTCTGAACAAAATAG AAAAGCACCATTAA
- the LOC8071406 gene encoding phosphatidylinositol 4-phosphate 5-kinase 6 isoform X1 encodes MATSTSSAARKMKHLPVPASRLWDAGIRKLQNVRRVGAVVPAAASSGGGPVVDSADDFTPSFSPSASTSKTIYQYDDGDGDGEGDDDNGTEGSGNDDDDDDDNDAGLGEPTHAEQPLASGDFYEGDLRGDLPHGTGKFLWTDGSIYEGSWRRGRASGHGKLSWASGATYEGDFHGGYMHGQGTFIGELGDAFAGLWAGNLRHGRGTQAYANGDVYDGHWREGLQDGHGRYIWRHGHEYIGAWRAGGMHGSGTVIWADGDRYDGAWEGARPRGQGTFRLDGGGMYIGTWRWEMEGAPAAAAVRADGLYYPPTGGPAVPMPREPCEPITTLLQELDVCEGKTASLMPSTKIVTWPGVEAVQKKPVQRRRKVSAPAADADADHGRRSSLSRGSSTSLDMDSLALAEGEAGKEAQTDRWSSLLSSSIMPTPPPRPGKKQGETITKGHRNYELVLNLQLGIRHTVGKYSAPASLDLKPSAFDPKEKVWTRFPPEGSKHTPPHQSCDFRWKDYCPLVFRTLCKLFGVNPVDYMNSICGEEALREISSPGKSGCFFYLTNDDKYMIKTMKQSEVKVLLRMLPSYYKHVRAFENTLITKFFGLHSVKLTGAAIQKKVRFVIMGNLFCTNYAIHRRFDLKGSSQGRMTDKPIDQINEHTTLKDLDLNFIFRLQGSWFQEFCRQVDKDCELLEQERIMDYSLLVGIHFKDRCKDSSNSENGTPDVTTEDSEQNRKAPLKLGICMHSRVENVLKNPDGESLLLGDLTGEIQDVILFFGIIDILQDYDISKKLEHAYKAMQYDPNSISAVDPKQYCKRFRDFIYRAFTKDV; translated from the exons ATGGCGACGTcgacgtcgtcggcggcgaggaAGATGAAACATCTCCCCGTGCCGGCCAGCCGGCTGTGGGACGCGGGCATCCGCAAGCTCCAAAACGTCCGCCGCGTCGGCGCCGTCGTGCCCGCCGCCGCGTCGTCGGGCGGTGGCCCCGTTGTCGACAGCGCCGATGACTTCACGCCTAGCTTCTCCCCCTCGGCCTCGACGTCCAAAACCATCTACCAGTACGACGACGGTGACGGCGACGGCGAAGGCGACGACGACAACGGCACGGAGGGCAGtggcaacgacgacgacgacgacgacgacaacgacgCCGGGCTCGGCGAGCCCACCCACGCCGAGCAGCCGCTTGCCAGCGGGGACTTCTACGAGGGCGACCTGCGCGGGGACCTCCCGCACGGCACGGGTAAGTTCCTCTGGACCGACGGCAGCATCTACGAGGGCTCCTGGCGCCGCGGCCGCGCCTCGGGGCACGGCAAGCTCTCCTGGGCGTCCGGCGCCACCTACGAGGGCGACTTCCATGGCGGGTACATGCACGGCCAGGGCACCTTCATCGGCGAGCTCGGGGACGCCTTCGCGGGGCTCTGGGCGGGGAACCTCCGCCACGGCCGCGGCACGCAGGCGTACGCCAACGGGGACGTGTACGACGGCCACTGGCGCGAGGGACTGCAGGACGGCCATGGGCGCTACATCTGGCGCCACGGCCACGAGTACATCGGCGCCTGGAGGGCCGGCGGCATGCACGGCTCCGGCACCGTCATCTGGGCCGACGGCGACCGCTACGACGGCGCGTGGGAGGGCGCCAGGCCCAGGGGCCAGGGCACGTTCCGCTTGGACGGCGGCGGGATGTACATCGGCACCTGGCGGTGGGAGATGGAgggggcgccggcggcggccgcggtgcGCGCCGACGGCCTCTACTACCCGCCGACCGGTGGCCCCGCGGTGCCCATGCCTCGGGAGCCGTGCGAGCCCATCACCACGCTGCTCCAGGAGCTCGACGTGTGCGAGGGCAAGACGGCGTCGCTGATGCCGTCGACCAAGATAGTCACGTGGCCAGGGGTGGAGGCTGTGCAGAAGAAGCCGGTGCAGCGGCGGCGCAAGGTGAGCGCCCCGgctgccgacgccgacgccgaccatGGGAGGAGGTCCAGCTTGAGCAGGGGGAGCAGCACGTCCTTGGACATGGACAGTCTGGCGCTGGCTGAAGGTGAGGCCGGCAAGGAGGCGCAGACGGACAGGTGGTCATCCCTGCTGTCCTCGTCAATCATgcccacgccgccgccgaggccggGGAAGAAGCAGGGGGAGACGATAACCAAGGGGCACAGGAACTATGAGCTCGTGCTCAACCTGCAACTTGGCATCAG GCATACTGTTGGAAAGTACTCAGCACCTGCATCGCTGGATCTTAAACCATCAGCATTTGATCCAAAAGAGAAGGTGTGGACAAGATTTCCTCCTGAAGGATCAAAGCATACTCCTCCTCACCAATCATGCGATTTTCGGTGGAAGGACTACTGCCCACTGGTTTTCAG GACTTTGTGCAAGCTCTTCGGTGTCAACCCTGTGGATTACATGAACTCCATCTGTGGGGAAGAGGCACTCAGGGAGATTTCGTCTCCCGGAAAAAGTGGATGTTTCTTTTACCTAACGAATGATGACAAGTACATGATCAAAACAATGAAGCAGTCAGAAGTTAAA GTGCTTCTTAGGATGCTTCCATCCTACTATAAACATGTTCGTGCTTTTGAAAATACTCTAATAACTAAATTTTTTGGTCTGCACTCTGTTAAACTTACAGGAGCGGCTATTCAGAAAAAG GTTCGCTTTGTTATAATGGGGAATCTTTTCTGCACCAACTATGCAATCCATAGGCGCTTCGATTTGAAAGGATCTTCACAAGGTCGCATGACAGATAAACCAATTGATCAGATTAATGAGCATACCACGTTGAAGGACCTTGACCTCAATTTCATTTTCCGGCTGCAAGGATCTTGGTTTCAAGAATTCTGCAG GCAGGTGGACAAAGATTGTGAATTACTGGAGCAGGAGAGGATCATGGACTATAGTCTTTTGGTTGGAATTCACTTCAAGGACAGATGCAAAGATAG CAGCAATTCGGAGAATGGAACCCCTGATGTTACCACTGAAGATTCTGAACAAAATAG AAAAGCACCATTAAAACTAGGGATTTGCATGCACTCAAGGGTGGAGAATGTATTGAAGAATCCTGACGGTGAATCTTTGCTCCTGGGTGATCTTACTGGCGAAATACAGGATGTCATACTATTTTTTGGAATCATTGATATTCTACAAGACTACGATATCagtaaaaagcttgagcatgcttaCAAAGCCATGCAATATGATCCCAATTCCATATCAGCAGTTGACCCAAAGCAATACTGCAAGCGATTCAGAGACTTCATTTATAGGGCTTTCACAAAAGATGTATAG
- the LOC8071406 gene encoding phosphatidylinositol 4-phosphate 5-kinase 6 isoform X2 produces the protein MATSTSSAARKMKHLPVPASRLWDAGIRKLQNVRRVGAVVPAAASSGGGPVVDSADDFTPSFSPSASTSKTIYQYDDGDGDGEGDDDNGTEGSGNDDDDDDDNDAGLGEPTHAEQPLASGDFYEGDLRGDLPHGTGKFLWTDGSIYEGSWRRGRASGHGKLSWASGATYEGDFHGGYMHGQGTFIGELGDAFAGLWAGNLRHGRGTQAYANGDVYDGHWREGLQDGHGRYIWRHGHEYIGAWRAGGMHGSGTVIWADGDRYDGAWEGARPRGQGTFRLDGGGMYIGTWRWEMEGAPAAAAVRADGLYYPPTGGPAVPMPREPCEPITTLLQELDVCEGKTASLMPSTKIVTWPGVEAVQKKPVQRRRKVSAPAADADADHGRRSSLSRGSSTSLDMDSLALAEGEAGKEAQTDRWSSLLSSSIMPTPPPRPGKKQGETITKGHRNYELVLNLQLGIRHTVGKYSAPASLDLKPSAFDPKEKVWTRFPPEGSKHTPPHQSCDFRWKDYCPLVFRTLCKLFGVNPVDYMNSICGEEALREISSPGKSGCFFYLTNDDKYMIKTMKQSEVKVLLRMLPSYYKHVRAFENTLITKFFGLHSVKLTGAAIQKKVRFVIMGNLFCTNYAIHRRFDLKGSSQGRMTDKPIDQINEHTTLKDLDLNFIFRLQGSWFQEFCRWTKIVNYWSRRGSWTIVFWLEFTSRTDAKIAAIRRMEPLMLPLKILNKIAPLKLGICMHSRVENVLKNPDGESLLLGDLTGEIQDVILFFGIIDILQDYDISKKLEHAYKAMQYDPNSISAVDPKQYCKRFRDFIYRAFTKDV, from the exons ATGGCGACGTcgacgtcgtcggcggcgaggaAGATGAAACATCTCCCCGTGCCGGCCAGCCGGCTGTGGGACGCGGGCATCCGCAAGCTCCAAAACGTCCGCCGCGTCGGCGCCGTCGTGCCCGCCGCCGCGTCGTCGGGCGGTGGCCCCGTTGTCGACAGCGCCGATGACTTCACGCCTAGCTTCTCCCCCTCGGCCTCGACGTCCAAAACCATCTACCAGTACGACGACGGTGACGGCGACGGCGAAGGCGACGACGACAACGGCACGGAGGGCAGtggcaacgacgacgacgacgacgacgacaacgacgCCGGGCTCGGCGAGCCCACCCACGCCGAGCAGCCGCTTGCCAGCGGGGACTTCTACGAGGGCGACCTGCGCGGGGACCTCCCGCACGGCACGGGTAAGTTCCTCTGGACCGACGGCAGCATCTACGAGGGCTCCTGGCGCCGCGGCCGCGCCTCGGGGCACGGCAAGCTCTCCTGGGCGTCCGGCGCCACCTACGAGGGCGACTTCCATGGCGGGTACATGCACGGCCAGGGCACCTTCATCGGCGAGCTCGGGGACGCCTTCGCGGGGCTCTGGGCGGGGAACCTCCGCCACGGCCGCGGCACGCAGGCGTACGCCAACGGGGACGTGTACGACGGCCACTGGCGCGAGGGACTGCAGGACGGCCATGGGCGCTACATCTGGCGCCACGGCCACGAGTACATCGGCGCCTGGAGGGCCGGCGGCATGCACGGCTCCGGCACCGTCATCTGGGCCGACGGCGACCGCTACGACGGCGCGTGGGAGGGCGCCAGGCCCAGGGGCCAGGGCACGTTCCGCTTGGACGGCGGCGGGATGTACATCGGCACCTGGCGGTGGGAGATGGAgggggcgccggcggcggccgcggtgcGCGCCGACGGCCTCTACTACCCGCCGACCGGTGGCCCCGCGGTGCCCATGCCTCGGGAGCCGTGCGAGCCCATCACCACGCTGCTCCAGGAGCTCGACGTGTGCGAGGGCAAGACGGCGTCGCTGATGCCGTCGACCAAGATAGTCACGTGGCCAGGGGTGGAGGCTGTGCAGAAGAAGCCGGTGCAGCGGCGGCGCAAGGTGAGCGCCCCGgctgccgacgccgacgccgaccatGGGAGGAGGTCCAGCTTGAGCAGGGGGAGCAGCACGTCCTTGGACATGGACAGTCTGGCGCTGGCTGAAGGTGAGGCCGGCAAGGAGGCGCAGACGGACAGGTGGTCATCCCTGCTGTCCTCGTCAATCATgcccacgccgccgccgaggccggGGAAGAAGCAGGGGGAGACGATAACCAAGGGGCACAGGAACTATGAGCTCGTGCTCAACCTGCAACTTGGCATCAG GCATACTGTTGGAAAGTACTCAGCACCTGCATCGCTGGATCTTAAACCATCAGCATTTGATCCAAAAGAGAAGGTGTGGACAAGATTTCCTCCTGAAGGATCAAAGCATACTCCTCCTCACCAATCATGCGATTTTCGGTGGAAGGACTACTGCCCACTGGTTTTCAG GACTTTGTGCAAGCTCTTCGGTGTCAACCCTGTGGATTACATGAACTCCATCTGTGGGGAAGAGGCACTCAGGGAGATTTCGTCTCCCGGAAAAAGTGGATGTTTCTTTTACCTAACGAATGATGACAAGTACATGATCAAAACAATGAAGCAGTCAGAAGTTAAA GTGCTTCTTAGGATGCTTCCATCCTACTATAAACATGTTCGTGCTTTTGAAAATACTCTAATAACTAAATTTTTTGGTCTGCACTCTGTTAAACTTACAGGAGCGGCTATTCAGAAAAAG GTTCGCTTTGTTATAATGGGGAATCTTTTCTGCACCAACTATGCAATCCATAGGCGCTTCGATTTGAAAGGATCTTCACAAGGTCGCATGACAGATAAACCAATTGATCAGATTAATGAGCATACCACGTTGAAGGACCTTGACCTCAATTTCATTTTCCGGCTGCAAGGATCTTGGTTTCAAGAATTCTGCAG GTGGACAAAGATTGTGAATTACTGGAGCAGGAGAGGATCATGGACTATAGTCTTTTGGTTGGAATTCACTTCAAGGACAGATGCAAAGATAG CAGCAATTCGGAGAATGGAACCCCTGATGTTACCACTGAAGATTCTGAACAAAATAG CACCATTAAAACTAGGGATTTGCATGCACTCAAGGGTGGAGAATGTATTGAAGAATCCTGACGGTGAATCTTTGCTCCTGGGTGATCTTACTGGCGAAATACAGGATGTCATACTATTTTTTGGAATCATTGATATTCTACAAGACTACGATATCagtaaaaagcttgagcatgcttaCAAAGCCATGCAATATGATCCCAATTCCATATCAGCAGTTGACCCAAAGCAATACTGCAAGCGATTCAGAGACTTCATTTATAGGGCTTTCACAAAAGATGTATAG
- the LOC8071406 gene encoding phosphatidylinositol 4-phosphate 5-kinase 6 isoform X3: MATSTSSAARKMKHLPVPASRLWDAGIRKLQNVRRVGAVVPAAASSGGGPVVDSADDFTPSFSPSASTSKTIYQYDDGDGDGEGDDDNGTEGSGNDDDDDDDNDAGLGEPTHAEQPLASGDFYEGDLRGDLPHGTGKFLWTDGSIYEGSWRRGRASGHGKLSWASGATYEGDFHGGYMHGQGTFIGELGDAFAGLWAGNLRHGRGTQAYANGDVYDGHWREGLQDGHGRYIWRHGHEYIGAWRAGGMHGSGTVIWADGDRYDGAWEGARPRGQGTFRLDGGGMYIGTWRWEMEGAPAAAAVRADGLYYPPTGGPAVPMPREPCEPITTLLQELDVCEGKTASLMPSTKIVTWPGVEAVQKKPVQRRRKVSAPAADADADHGRRSSLSRGSSTSLDMDSLALAEGEAGKEAQTDRWSSLLSSSIMPTPPPRPGKKQGETITKGHRNYELVLNLQLGIRHTVGKYSAPASLDLKPSAFDPKEKVWTRFPPEGSKHTPPHQSCDFRWKDYCPLVFRTLCKLFGVNPVDYMNSICGEEALREISSPGKSGCFFYLTNDDKYMIKTMKQSEVKVLLRMLPSYYKHVRAFENTLITKFFGLHSVKLTGAAIQKKVRFVIMGNLFCTNYAIHRRFDLKGSSQGRMTDKPIDQINEHTTLKDLDLNFIFRLQGSWFQEFCRQVDKDCELLEQERIMDYSLLVGIHFKDRCKDSSNSENGTPDVTTEDSEQNSTIKTRDLHALKGGECIEES; encoded by the exons ATGGCGACGTcgacgtcgtcggcggcgaggaAGATGAAACATCTCCCCGTGCCGGCCAGCCGGCTGTGGGACGCGGGCATCCGCAAGCTCCAAAACGTCCGCCGCGTCGGCGCCGTCGTGCCCGCCGCCGCGTCGTCGGGCGGTGGCCCCGTTGTCGACAGCGCCGATGACTTCACGCCTAGCTTCTCCCCCTCGGCCTCGACGTCCAAAACCATCTACCAGTACGACGACGGTGACGGCGACGGCGAAGGCGACGACGACAACGGCACGGAGGGCAGtggcaacgacgacgacgacgacgacgacaacgacgCCGGGCTCGGCGAGCCCACCCACGCCGAGCAGCCGCTTGCCAGCGGGGACTTCTACGAGGGCGACCTGCGCGGGGACCTCCCGCACGGCACGGGTAAGTTCCTCTGGACCGACGGCAGCATCTACGAGGGCTCCTGGCGCCGCGGCCGCGCCTCGGGGCACGGCAAGCTCTCCTGGGCGTCCGGCGCCACCTACGAGGGCGACTTCCATGGCGGGTACATGCACGGCCAGGGCACCTTCATCGGCGAGCTCGGGGACGCCTTCGCGGGGCTCTGGGCGGGGAACCTCCGCCACGGCCGCGGCACGCAGGCGTACGCCAACGGGGACGTGTACGACGGCCACTGGCGCGAGGGACTGCAGGACGGCCATGGGCGCTACATCTGGCGCCACGGCCACGAGTACATCGGCGCCTGGAGGGCCGGCGGCATGCACGGCTCCGGCACCGTCATCTGGGCCGACGGCGACCGCTACGACGGCGCGTGGGAGGGCGCCAGGCCCAGGGGCCAGGGCACGTTCCGCTTGGACGGCGGCGGGATGTACATCGGCACCTGGCGGTGGGAGATGGAgggggcgccggcggcggccgcggtgcGCGCCGACGGCCTCTACTACCCGCCGACCGGTGGCCCCGCGGTGCCCATGCCTCGGGAGCCGTGCGAGCCCATCACCACGCTGCTCCAGGAGCTCGACGTGTGCGAGGGCAAGACGGCGTCGCTGATGCCGTCGACCAAGATAGTCACGTGGCCAGGGGTGGAGGCTGTGCAGAAGAAGCCGGTGCAGCGGCGGCGCAAGGTGAGCGCCCCGgctgccgacgccgacgccgaccatGGGAGGAGGTCCAGCTTGAGCAGGGGGAGCAGCACGTCCTTGGACATGGACAGTCTGGCGCTGGCTGAAGGTGAGGCCGGCAAGGAGGCGCAGACGGACAGGTGGTCATCCCTGCTGTCCTCGTCAATCATgcccacgccgccgccgaggccggGGAAGAAGCAGGGGGAGACGATAACCAAGGGGCACAGGAACTATGAGCTCGTGCTCAACCTGCAACTTGGCATCAG GCATACTGTTGGAAAGTACTCAGCACCTGCATCGCTGGATCTTAAACCATCAGCATTTGATCCAAAAGAGAAGGTGTGGACAAGATTTCCTCCTGAAGGATCAAAGCATACTCCTCCTCACCAATCATGCGATTTTCGGTGGAAGGACTACTGCCCACTGGTTTTCAG GACTTTGTGCAAGCTCTTCGGTGTCAACCCTGTGGATTACATGAACTCCATCTGTGGGGAAGAGGCACTCAGGGAGATTTCGTCTCCCGGAAAAAGTGGATGTTTCTTTTACCTAACGAATGATGACAAGTACATGATCAAAACAATGAAGCAGTCAGAAGTTAAA GTGCTTCTTAGGATGCTTCCATCCTACTATAAACATGTTCGTGCTTTTGAAAATACTCTAATAACTAAATTTTTTGGTCTGCACTCTGTTAAACTTACAGGAGCGGCTATTCAGAAAAAG GTTCGCTTTGTTATAATGGGGAATCTTTTCTGCACCAACTATGCAATCCATAGGCGCTTCGATTTGAAAGGATCTTCACAAGGTCGCATGACAGATAAACCAATTGATCAGATTAATGAGCATACCACGTTGAAGGACCTTGACCTCAATTTCATTTTCCGGCTGCAAGGATCTTGGTTTCAAGAATTCTGCAG GCAGGTGGACAAAGATTGTGAATTACTGGAGCAGGAGAGGATCATGGACTATAGTCTTTTGGTTGGAATTCACTTCAAGGACAGATGCAAAGATAG CAGCAATTCGGAGAATGGAACCCCTGATGTTACCACTGAAGATTCTGAACAAAATAG CACCATTAAAACTAGGGATTTGCATGCACTCAAGGGTGGAGAATGTATTGAAGAATCCTGA